In Leuconostoc kimchii IMSNU 11154, one genomic interval encodes:
- a CDS encoding phosphoribosylaminoimidazolesuccinocarboxamide synthase has product MVNVTYQNQNIKQESLKYTGKAKTVYTTNDPDILWVHYLDQATALNGKVKETITGKGALNSEISHLLFDYLTRKGIENHYLKKISATDELVTALDIIPIEVVSRNYASGHFVSKYAVTPMTKLEPLVQEFYFKSDALDDPFINDSQILALNLATSEELAQLRRVSQDVNQLLHALFEQIGIGLVDFKLEFGRTATGDLRLADELSPDNMRLIDTLSGKSLDKDIFRQHSGDVTVGYRDVLNRLQQVI; this is encoded by the coding sequence ATGGTCAACGTGACGTATCAAAACCAGAACATTAAACAAGAAAGTTTAAAGTACACTGGAAAAGCAAAAACAGTTTACACAACAAATGATCCAGATATATTGTGGGTGCATTATTTAGACCAAGCTACTGCGTTAAACGGTAAAGTCAAAGAAACAATTACTGGGAAAGGTGCTTTAAATAGTGAAATTAGTCATTTATTGTTTGATTATCTCACAAGGAAAGGCATTGAAAATCATTATCTTAAAAAAATTTCAGCGACTGATGAACTTGTGACTGCTTTGGATATTATACCAATTGAAGTGGTCAGCAGAAATTATGCATCAGGGCACTTTGTGAGTAAGTATGCGGTGACACCAATGACAAAATTAGAGCCACTTGTGCAAGAGTTTTATTTTAAATCAGATGCTTTGGATGACCCGTTTATAAATGATTCACAAATTTTGGCTTTAAATCTTGCCACTAGTGAAGAATTAGCACAATTGCGTCGGGTTTCACAGGACGTTAACCAATTATTACACGCTTTATTTGAACAAATAGGGATTGGCTTAGTTGATTTTAAGCTGGAATTTGGTAGAACGGCCACCGGTGACCTACGCCTGGCTGATGAATTGTCACCAGATAATATGCGATTGATAGACACACTATCTGGTAAATCATTAGACAAAGATATTTTTCGACAACACAGTGGGGATGTCACAGTGGGTTATCGTGATGTACTTAATCGATTGCAACAGGTTATCTAA
- the purL gene encoding phosphoribosylformylglycinamidine synthase subunit PurL → MTIVKNKELTPEQVRDSKVYKQWGLTESEYNLIVTELNRLPNFTEAGIFSGMWSEHVSYKKSKPILRKFWSTNARVLQGPGEGAGILDIGDGQAVVFKAESHNHPSFVEPYEGAATGVGGILRDIFSMGAQPIAVLDSLRFGELDDAHTRHIVDGVIAGIAGYGNAIGIPTVGGEIGFDSVYSGNPLVNVMAVGLMDQAAMQVGQAKGVGNSIIYVGAKTGRDGINGASFASAEFSTEHASDRSAVQVGDPFLEKLVMDATLKAVKLHSDIIVGIQDMGAAGLLSSSSEMAAKAGMGITLDLNKVPQRETNMTPYELMLSESQERMLFVVKRGEEQAIIDLFEDADLDAVIIGDVTDNGRYILEFDHQVVADVPIDFLTHAPKQTLPMVEPKRLLDMSKRQYQPDVSDVKQTILSLLAQPTIASKAKLFRHFDSMVRSDTVIKPGGDASLIRIRGTKKALAMTTDVNARYLYLNPYVGAKMAVAEAARNIVATGALPIGITDGLNFGSPDNPEVYYELDQAVAGINAVAKKLDTPIISGNVSLYNETDGQAIYPTPMVGMVGLLEDVSIATTIGFKNVGDKIYIIGETLDSFNGSEIQKMQTGDIGGQLFEFDDAAEMSSQKLVRTAIAQHLLASAHDLSEGGAIVALVESSFSGQLSFDVKTTLADKYLFSETPSRFIVSVPESQVVAFEQLAGQKATLLGQVTNTNDMMLTTATQQIILSRQETQKVYQESISWKLEA, encoded by the coding sequence ATGACAATCGTCAAAAATAAAGAACTAACACCTGAGCAAGTTCGCGATTCAAAAGTATATAAACAATGGGGACTGACGGAATCAGAGTACAATCTCATTGTCACTGAACTTAATCGATTACCTAATTTTACTGAAGCAGGCATATTTTCAGGCATGTGGTCAGAACATGTATCCTATAAAAAATCAAAACCAATTTTACGTAAATTTTGGTCAACGAATGCGCGTGTTTTACAAGGGCCAGGTGAAGGCGCTGGTATTTTAGATATTGGTGATGGTCAAGCAGTTGTTTTCAAAGCAGAGAGTCACAATCACCCAAGTTTTGTAGAACCATATGAAGGTGCAGCCACTGGCGTGGGCGGCATTTTACGTGACATTTTTTCAATGGGCGCTCAACCAATTGCAGTGCTGGATTCGCTTAGGTTTGGTGAATTAGATGATGCGCATACAAGACATATTGTTGATGGTGTCATTGCAGGTATTGCAGGTTATGGTAATGCGATTGGTATTCCAACTGTTGGTGGTGAAATCGGATTTGATTCAGTTTACTCAGGTAATCCGTTAGTTAACGTGATGGCAGTAGGTTTGATGGATCAAGCTGCCATGCAAGTTGGACAAGCGAAAGGTGTTGGTAATTCAATTATTTATGTCGGTGCGAAAACAGGACGTGATGGCATTAACGGCGCGTCGTTTGCATCAGCGGAATTTTCAACCGAGCATGCTTCAGATCGTTCGGCTGTTCAAGTGGGAGATCCATTTTTAGAAAAACTGGTCATGGATGCAACGCTTAAGGCAGTTAAGTTGCATTCGGATATTATCGTTGGTATTCAGGATATGGGTGCTGCTGGGTTACTATCTTCTAGCTCGGAGATGGCCGCAAAAGCAGGTATGGGTATTACGTTAGATTTAAACAAAGTACCACAGCGCGAGACAAACATGACGCCTTATGAATTGATGTTGTCTGAATCACAGGAACGTATGTTATTTGTTGTTAAACGTGGAGAAGAACAGGCAATCATTGATTTATTCGAAGACGCAGATTTAGATGCTGTCATTATTGGTGATGTAACAGATAATGGACGTTATATTTTAGAATTTGACCATCAAGTTGTGGCTGACGTACCGATTGACTTTTTGACACATGCGCCTAAACAAACTTTACCAATGGTCGAACCAAAACGTCTATTAGACATGTCAAAAAGGCAGTATCAGCCGGATGTATCAGATGTGAAACAGACGATTTTGTCATTACTTGCCCAACCAACAATTGCTTCTAAAGCTAAATTATTTCGTCATTTTGACTCAATGGTACGTTCAGATACAGTGATTAAGCCGGGTGGGGATGCCAGTTTAATTCGTATTCGCGGAACTAAAAAGGCTTTGGCAATGACTACCGATGTCAACGCGCGCTATTTATATTTAAATCCTTATGTTGGTGCCAAAATGGCAGTAGCTGAAGCCGCTAGGAATATTGTAGCAACAGGTGCATTGCCAATTGGTATTACAGATGGTTTGAATTTTGGTTCACCAGATAATCCAGAAGTATACTATGAGTTGGACCAGGCAGTGGCAGGGATTAATGCTGTTGCAAAAAAATTGGACACACCAATTATTTCTGGTAACGTGTCACTCTATAATGAAACAGATGGTCAAGCAATTTATCCAACACCAATGGTTGGTATGGTTGGTTTGTTAGAAGATGTGAGCATAGCAACAACAATAGGCTTCAAAAATGTCGGAGATAAGATTTATATTATTGGTGAAACTTTGGATAGTTTTAATGGTTCGGAAATTCAAAAAATGCAAACAGGGGACATTGGTGGCCAACTTTTTGAATTTGATGATGCAGCAGAAATGTCATCTCAAAAGTTAGTACGTACCGCAATTGCCCAACATCTTTTAGCAAGTGCGCATGATTTGTCAGAAGGTGGGGCGATTGTTGCATTGGTAGAAAGTAGTTTTTCAGGACAGTTGAGTTTTGATGTTAAAACAACGTTGGCTGATAAATACTTGTTTTCTGAAACACCAAGTCGGTTTATTGTCAGTGTACCAGAAAGTCAAGTTGTTGCTTTTGAACAATTGGCTGGTCAAAAAGCAACCTTACTCGGGCAGGTAACGAATACAAACGATATGATGCTGACAACGGCAACACAACAAATCATCTTGTCTCGTCAAGAAACTCAAAAGGTTTATCAGGAGAGCATCTCATGGAAATTAGAAGCTTAG
- the purF gene encoding amidophosphoribosyltransferase: protein MEIRSLAQRHVDQQTEKSRVNVRSLNEECGIFGVWGRDDAAQITYYGLHALQHRGQEGAGIVSNNNGHLWQERGLGLLSDVFRDPARIEALTGKSAIGHVRYATAGSHGIENIQPLMVNFHDMQIALAHNGNLTNAKTLRQNLEQDGAIFQSSSDSEILLHLIRRSKAVAFVDKLKEALRTVHGGFAYLLLTSHGLYAALDPHAFRPFVIGQMAEGNYIVTSETAALDVIGARFVRDVQPGELIVIDDTGLTIDKYTDKTTLNIDAMEYIYFARPDSTIYGVNVHKARKRMGAALARENPVPDADIVVGVPNSSLSAAAGFAEETGLPNEMGLVKNQYIARTFIEPTQDKRERAVRMKLSAVKEVVRNKNVVLVDDSIVRGTTSMFIVRMLKEAGAKSVHVRIASPVFKFPSFYGIDMQTTDELMGANNTLEEMRDKIEADSLGFLSVGALVKAIDLPYDGQGTGLTTAYFDGQYPSPIYDYAASLEKFVTSGDVHFSPEPIDTYHPRQVASLRNEEMLADGTIHLDSQTIQGVQA, encoded by the coding sequence ATGGAAATTAGAAGCTTAGCGCAACGACACGTTGACCAACAAACCGAAAAATCACGGGTCAACGTGCGTAGTTTAAATGAAGAATGTGGTATTTTTGGCGTATGGGGGCGTGATGATGCGGCTCAGATCACTTATTATGGTTTGCATGCATTACAGCATCGTGGCCAAGAGGGTGCCGGAATTGTTTCAAATAATAATGGTCATCTATGGCAAGAGCGTGGTTTAGGTTTATTAAGCGATGTCTTTCGTGATCCAGCACGAATCGAGGCATTAACCGGTAAAAGTGCCATTGGGCATGTCCGTTATGCTACTGCAGGCTCACATGGTATTGAAAATATTCAACCCCTTATGGTTAATTTTCATGACATGCAAATTGCATTGGCTCATAATGGTAATCTAACTAATGCGAAAACATTACGCCAAAATTTAGAACAGGACGGCGCGATTTTTCAAAGTTCGTCTGACTCTGAAATTTTACTACACTTAATTCGCCGGTCAAAAGCGGTCGCATTTGTAGATAAATTAAAAGAGGCACTTCGTACTGTTCATGGTGGATTTGCATATTTATTACTCACGTCACATGGTTTGTACGCGGCTTTGGATCCGCACGCTTTTCGGCCATTTGTCATTGGACAAATGGCCGAAGGAAACTATATTGTCACCTCGGAAACGGCTGCATTAGATGTTATCGGCGCGCGATTTGTTCGAGATGTACAACCAGGTGAGTTAATTGTTATTGATGACACTGGATTGACCATTGACAAATATACTGATAAAACAACGTTAAATATTGATGCGATGGAATACATTTATTTTGCACGGCCAGATTCGACTATTTACGGTGTCAATGTTCATAAGGCACGTAAACGTATGGGAGCCGCACTAGCCAGAGAAAATCCAGTACCAGATGCGGATATTGTTGTTGGTGTGCCAAATTCAAGTTTGTCAGCTGCAGCAGGATTTGCTGAAGAAACTGGTTTACCAAATGAAATGGGTTTGGTTAAAAATCAATATATTGCGCGTACGTTTATTGAACCCACACAAGATAAGCGTGAACGTGCAGTTCGAATGAAATTGAGCGCTGTTAAAGAAGTTGTTCGCAATAAGAATGTTGTTTTGGTGGACGATTCAATTGTTCGTGGTACAACGTCAATGTTTATTGTCCGTATGCTTAAAGAGGCAGGTGCTAAATCAGTACATGTTCGTATTGCTAGTCCAGTATTTAAGTTCCCTTCATTTTATGGTATTGATATGCAAACGACAGATGAATTAATGGGTGCTAATAATACACTAGAAGAAATGCGCGACAAAATTGAAGCTGATTCACTTGGCTTTTTATCGGTTGGTGCCTTAGTCAAAGCTATCGACTTGCCATATGATGGGCAGGGGACGGGATTGACAACTGCCTATTTTGATGGGCAATACCCAAGCCCCATTTATGATTACGCGGCAAGTCTGGAAAAGTTTGTGACGTCTGGTGACGTGCATTTTTCACCCGAACCAATAGATACTTACCATCCACGTCAAGTTGCTTCGTTACGTAATGAGGAAATGTTGGCAGATGGGACGATTCATTTAGATTCACAAACAATTCAGGGAGTACAAGCATGA
- the purK gene encoding 5-(carboxyamino)imidazole ribonucleotide synthase — protein sequence MTNVVLPPATIGIIGGGQLGQMMALSAKSMGYKVGILDPTADSPAGQVSDFQIVANYDDQVALKELSSHSDILTYEFENVDVTALSQQTTDVPQGTKLLEITSNRLTEKAFIRDVAKVPVTQFMAIESLDDFKSAIQRITLPAILKTVSGGYDGHGQWPVESESDIAQLKADFPNVPLILEQRVAFKKELSIMVTRDVGNHVSLWPIAENVHVNHILKTSFAPAKISEVEAEKIRHIATRIADSLNLRGVLGIELFVSEDHIWVNELAPRPHNSGHYTIEGTNISQFEGHIRSIMGLPLPEIVSEKPALMLNLLGNELQQAREDLVNHPEWHFHDYGKSVMKHNRKMGHITVLGEENIKKLYEWSQIHGQRDVSKPEH from the coding sequence ATGACAAATGTTGTATTACCGCCTGCAACGATTGGTATTATTGGTGGCGGACAGTTAGGTCAAATGATGGCACTTTCTGCTAAGTCAATGGGTTATAAAGTTGGCATCTTGGACCCGACGGCTGATTCACCAGCTGGGCAAGTATCAGATTTTCAAATTGTGGCGAACTATGATGATCAAGTTGCGCTAAAGGAACTATCTTCGCACAGTGATATTTTAACGTATGAGTTTGAAAATGTTGATGTGACTGCATTATCACAACAAACAACAGATGTGCCACAAGGTACGAAACTACTTGAAATCACAAGTAACCGTTTAACGGAAAAAGCATTTATTCGTGATGTTGCTAAAGTACCAGTGACACAATTTATGGCTATTGAATCGTTGGATGATTTTAAATCGGCTATTCAACGAATAACTTTGCCAGCAATACTCAAAACGGTGAGTGGTGGTTATGATGGTCACGGACAGTGGCCCGTAGAAAGTGAATCAGATATTGCGCAATTAAAGGCTGATTTTCCAAACGTGCCTTTGATTTTGGAACAACGTGTGGCATTTAAAAAAGAATTGAGTATTATGGTGACACGCGATGTGGGAAATCATGTATCATTATGGCCTATTGCTGAAAATGTGCATGTCAATCATATTTTAAAAACGAGTTTTGCGCCAGCAAAAATAAGTGAGGTTGAGGCCGAAAAAATTCGTCATATTGCAACCCGCATTGCTGACAGTTTGAACTTACGGGGCGTTTTAGGCATTGAACTATTTGTTAGTGAAGATCACATATGGGTTAACGAATTAGCTCCACGGCCGCATAATTCAGGTCATTATACTATTGAAGGGACTAATATATCTCAATTTGAAGGTCATATTCGCAGTATTATGGGCCTACCATTACCAGAAATTGTATCTGAAAAACCAGCATTGATGCTCAATTTATTGGGCAATGAGCTCCAACAAGCCCGAGAAGATCTTGTAAATCATCCTGAATGGCATTTCCATGACTATGGAAAGTCAGTGATGAAACACAATCGAAAAATGGGTCATATTACTGTTCTTGGTGAAGAAAATATTAAAAAATTATATGAATGGAGCCAAATACATGGTCAACGTGACGTATCAAAACCAGAACATTAA
- the gpsB gene encoding cell division regulator GpsB, producing MEQVKYTQKDILERVFKQKRMGVGYDPADVDSFLDDIIKDYGAYAGRVDQLQNEVARLQGALKSSQEQLVALQKQPKPIAVAADPIVEVPEEPVVVAAPKPVQTVTNLDLIKRVANLERAVFGHDASNNA from the coding sequence GTGGAACAAGTAAAATACACGCAAAAAGATATTTTAGAACGCGTTTTTAAGCAGAAGCGAATGGGCGTTGGTTATGATCCGGCTGATGTCGACAGCTTTTTGGATGATATTATCAAGGACTATGGCGCTTATGCGGGTCGTGTTGATCAATTGCAGAATGAAGTGGCGCGTCTACAAGGTGCTTTGAAGTCATCACAAGAACAGCTAGTTGCATTGCAGAAGCAGCCAAAGCCGATAGCTGTGGCTGCCGATCCTATTGTTGAGGTACCTGAAGAGCCAGTTGTGGTAGCAGCACCAAAGCCTGTTCAAACAGTTACTAATTTAGATTTAATCAAACGTGTAGCTAATTTGGAACGTGCTGTATTTGGACATGATGCTTCAAATAATGCATAA
- the purS gene encoding phosphoribosylformylglycinamidine synthase subunit PurS has translation MYLAKIYVTYKPSILDPQGEVIKSALKRLDYAGVAQVSQGKYFEVKLDAKNIDAATAEVESFTDALLINQNTETYHFDLSLVSDEVNA, from the coding sequence ATGTATCTAGCGAAAATTTATGTTACGTATAAACCATCAATTTTAGATCCACAAGGTGAAGTTATTAAATCTGCGCTTAAGCGATTGGATTACGCAGGTGTGGCGCAAGTGTCACAAGGTAAGTATTTTGAAGTCAAATTAGATGCTAAGAACATTGATGCAGCTACTGCTGAGGTGGAGAGTTTCACAGATGCATTGCTCATTAATCAAAATACTGAAACCTATCATTTCGATTTGAGTTTGGTATCAGATGAGGTGAATGCATGA
- the purE gene encoding 5-(carboxyamino)imidazole ribonucleotide mutase: protein MSQVSVVMGSTSDWETMKKTTVLLDELGITYEKHIISAHRMPDQLQSFGQSAAKNALQVIIAGAGGAAHLPGMIAANTTIPVIGVPMQSHALNGLDSLLSIVQMPAGVPVATVAIGDAGAKNAAILAAQIIALRDEKILDNLIAFRKQQTQKSIDSEADLL, encoded by the coding sequence ATGTCGCAAGTTTCTGTTGTCATGGGGTCAACAAGTGATTGGGAAACCATGAAAAAAACGACGGTGTTATTAGATGAATTGGGAATAACATATGAAAAGCATATTATTTCGGCTCATAGAATGCCTGATCAGTTACAAAGTTTTGGACAATCAGCTGCTAAAAATGCGCTACAAGTTATTATTGCAGGCGCTGGTGGTGCTGCACACTTACCAGGAATGATTGCTGCAAATACAACAATACCAGTGATTGGTGTGCCAATGCAATCGCATGCCCTAAATGGCTTAGATTCACTACTATCCATCGTTCAAATGCCAGCAGGTGTTCCTGTGGCAACTGTTGCAATAGGCGATGCAGGTGCAAAAAATGCCGCCATCTTAGCTGCACAAATTATCGCGCTACGTGATGAAAAAATTTTGGATAATCTGATTGCATTTCGTAAACAACAAACACAAAAATCAATTGATAGTGAGGCTGACTTATTATGA
- a CDS encoding ABC transporter substrate-binding protein/permease has translation MKHKMMKNIATLVMSIILLVPLLVSLAPQVSAAESDPAYTKIKERGVLVVGLSADYAPFEFHATVNGRDQIVGFEVSMAKQIAKDLGVKLQIKEMGFDGLVGAVQTGKIDVIISGINATPEREKVVDFSKSYLSPKQTVLILKKNATSFTQDVKSFSNKKVGAQRQTTQETFVQNNMPDSKLVSLQKVPDLVSQLSAGKISGVVLNDPISKAYAQQNKALQVIYPKPNEGEGAVSVAMPKNSPVLKSKINHAIDDIVSSGKLKAYQKEANTLMFAKQSFWAKYGNLFIKGTLITLALAAIAVVVGVVLGTLLALFKLSPNFILKAVGNIYVEYIRGTPLLVQAFMVFFGTQVIGLNLSAFAAGALAMGLNSAAYVAEIIRSGINSVNYGQTEAARSLGLSKGKAMRYIILPQAVKNILPALGNEFVTIIKEGSVVSVIGVGELMFQTGVVQGASFKPFFPLLITSFIYFVLTFGISRALGYAEKRMARTSR, from the coding sequence ATGAAACATAAAATGATGAAAAATATTGCTACATTAGTTATGAGTATTATACTACTTGTGCCTTTGCTCGTATCGCTAGCACCTCAAGTGAGTGCAGCGGAATCAGACCCAGCTTATACTAAAATTAAAGAGCGTGGTGTACTAGTAGTTGGTTTATCAGCTGATTATGCTCCCTTTGAATTTCATGCAACTGTGAATGGTCGTGATCAAATTGTTGGTTTTGAAGTATCCATGGCTAAACAGATTGCTAAGGATTTGGGTGTCAAATTACAAATTAAAGAAATGGGATTCGATGGCCTTGTTGGTGCGGTGCAAACTGGCAAGATTGACGTGATTATTTCAGGTATTAACGCAACACCTGAACGTGAAAAAGTGGTTGATTTCTCAAAATCTTATTTGTCACCCAAGCAGACTGTTTTAATTTTAAAAAAGAATGCCACATCGTTTACCCAAGATGTTAAGTCTTTTTCTAATAAAAAAGTTGGCGCACAACGTCAAACGACACAAGAAACATTCGTGCAAAATAATATGCCTGACTCTAAGCTTGTCAGTTTGCAAAAGGTACCAGACCTTGTATCGCAATTGTCAGCAGGAAAAATTTCCGGTGTTGTACTAAATGATCCGATTTCTAAAGCTTATGCACAGCAGAATAAAGCGTTGCAGGTTATTTATCCTAAGCCAAATGAAGGTGAAGGTGCCGTGTCTGTTGCGATGCCTAAAAACTCACCAGTGTTGAAATCAAAAATTAATCATGCTATTGATGATATTGTATCATCTGGGAAACTAAAAGCTTATCAAAAAGAAGCAAATACATTGATGTTTGCAAAACAATCATTCTGGGCAAAGTATGGTAATTTATTTATCAAAGGGACATTAATTACATTGGCATTGGCTGCAATTGCAGTTGTTGTTGGTGTCGTTCTTGGCACATTGTTAGCTTTGTTCAAACTATCTCCAAATTTTATACTTAAAGCAGTTGGTAATATATACGTCGAATATATTCGTGGCACACCGCTTTTGGTACAAGCATTTATGGTATTTTTTGGTACTCAAGTTATTGGTCTGAATTTATCGGCATTTGCTGCTGGTGCTTTAGCTATGGGATTGAACTCTGCTGCTTATGTTGCTGAAATTATTCGCTCAGGGATTAACTCAGTGAATTATGGTCAGACAGAAGCAGCACGATCACTTGGATTGTCTAAAGGAAAAGCAATGCGGTATATTATTTTACCTCAGGCAGTTAAAAATATTTTACCAGCATTGGGGAATGAGTTTGTGACGATTATTAAAGAAGGGTCGGTTGTTTCAGTTATTGGTGTTGGGGAGTTGATGTTCCAAACTGGTGTTGTTCAAGGTGCTAGTTTTAAGCCGTTCTTTCCGTTATTAATTACATCGTTTATCTATTTTGTTTTGACGTTTGGCATTAGTCGTGCATTGGGTTATGCAGAAAAACGTATGGCCCGAACAAGTCGTTAA
- a CDS encoding DUF1273 domain-containing protein, protein MLRLWVTGYRSYEMGTFGDKDPKIVVIKYALKRVLREQIDNGLEWIITGGQLGIEQWTVEVVIELKAEFPSLKVAIMLPFQAFGSQWQANSQAKLKELLAKSDFAESVSNAPYQGPHQLQSYQKFMLTHTDGALLVYDTAFEGKTVYDYRVIQKQQAIMPYPLTLIDMDRLQEYATEYEEIQAEKHNFYE, encoded by the coding sequence ATGCTAAGACTCTGGGTTACCGGTTATCGAAGTTATGAGATGGGGACGTTTGGTGATAAAGATCCCAAAATAGTTGTGATTAAATATGCTTTAAAACGTGTACTAAGAGAACAAATTGATAATGGCCTTGAGTGGATAATTACTGGTGGTCAACTGGGTATTGAGCAATGGACGGTTGAAGTTGTCATCGAATTAAAAGCGGAATTTCCGAGTTTGAAAGTAGCTATCATGCTGCCGTTTCAAGCATTTGGTAGTCAGTGGCAAGCTAACAGTCAAGCCAAGCTAAAAGAATTATTGGCTAAAAGTGATTTTGCAGAAAGTGTCTCGAATGCACCTTATCAGGGTCCACATCAACTACAAAGTTATCAAAAGTTTATGTTAACACACACTGACGGTGCGTTGCTTGTTTATGATACGGCATTTGAAGGTAAGACAGTATATGACTACCGGGTGATACAGAAGCAACAAGCCATTATGCCCTATCCTTTGACATTAATTGATATGGATCGCTTGCAGGAGTATGCAACTGAATATGAAGAGATACAGGCTGAAAAACATAATTTTTATGAATAA
- the purQ gene encoding phosphoribosylformylglycinamidine synthase subunit PurQ produces MKAAVISFPGSNCDFDMLYALQDFGVDAQIVSPKQTDLKDFDAIFLPGGFSYGDYLRTGAIARFSPIMSAVTQAANDGKVIVGICNGFQILTEAGLLPGQLLMNANPGFICDEVELSIANHETAYTNAYETSESIIVPIAHGEGNYFADDVTLEKLEANNQIVFRYVNNPNGSVHDIAGIMNERGNIFGMMPHPERAVDEVTGNIDGQNFFKSILSSILTNV; encoded by the coding sequence ATGAAGGCGGCTGTGATTAGCTTTCCCGGCTCTAATTGTGATTTTGATATGTTATATGCCTTGCAGGATTTCGGTGTCGATGCACAAATTGTTTCACCCAAGCAAACCGATTTAAAGGATTTTGATGCCATTTTTTTGCCTGGTGGCTTTTCATATGGGGATTATTTGAGAACAGGTGCAATTGCGCGATTTTCGCCTATTATGAGTGCTGTTACGCAAGCGGCAAACGATGGGAAAGTTATTGTTGGTATTTGTAATGGTTTCCAAATTTTGACGGAAGCAGGATTGCTACCAGGGCAACTCCTCATGAATGCAAACCCAGGTTTCATTTGTGATGAAGTTGAGTTAAGCATTGCTAATCATGAAACAGCTTATACGAACGCCTATGAGACGTCTGAATCAATTATTGTGCCAATTGCGCATGGTGAAGGGAATTATTTTGCAGATGATGTGACTTTGGAAAAGTTAGAAGCGAATAATCAAATTGTTTTTCGATACGTAAACAATCCAAATGGTTCGGTGCATGATATTGCAGGTATTATGAATGAGCGTGGCAATATATTTGGCATGATGCCACATCCAGAACGTGCTGTCGATGAGGTAACAGGCAACATTGATGGTCAAAACTTCTTTAAAAGTATACTATCTAGCATTTTAACAAATGTGTAA